A genomic window from Solanum stenotomum isolate F172 chromosome 10, ASM1918654v1, whole genome shotgun sequence includes:
- the LOC125842148 gene encoding plant UBX domain-containing protein 10-like: MGDVADKVAYFQAITGLDDPDLCAEILTAHNWDLELALSNFTSNPRAANDANASEATTSSTNPEHVETGLVVGAAGGPPGLAWKIVTLPFSIISGSLGLVSGAVGFGVWAVSGVLSYGLGVIGLNSGRNGESSSTRLLSVSAAVSEAMDFVACFERDFGSIRPNFVAEGFMDALQRSRNEYKLLFVYLHSPDHPDTPVFCERTLCNEDLVAFINENFVAWGGSIRASEGFKMSNSLKASRFPFCAVVMAATNQRIALLQQAEGPKSPEEMLTVLQRVIEESAPVLVTARVEAEERRNNIRLREEQDAAYRAALEADQARERQRIEEQERLEREAAEAERKRKEEEEARERAAHEAAEREAALVKIRQEKLLSLGPEPEKGPDVTQVLVRFPTGERKERRFHCTTTLQSLYDYVDSLGCLAVDNYSLVSNFPRTVYGAEKLSLSLKDAGLHPQASLFIELSS, encoded by the exons ATGGGCGATGTAGCTGATAAAGTAGCTTATTTTCAAGCGATTACTGGACTCGATGATCCCGATTTGTGTGCGGAGATTCTCACCGCACATAATTGGGATCTCGAATTAGCGCTATCAAATTTCACTTCCAATCCTCGTGCTGCTAATGATGCAAATGCATCTGAAGCTACTACTTCTAGCACAAATCCTGAACATGTAGAAACCGGACTTGTTGTTGGTGCTGCCGGTGGACCGCCGGGGCTTGCTTGGAAGATTGTTACGTTGCCGTTTTCAATTATTTCAGGTAGTTTAGGGTTAGTTTCAGGTGCGGTTGGATTTGGCGTGTGGGCGGTTAGTGGTGTTCTATCGTATGGGTTAGGTGTGATTGGGCTGAATTCGGGACGGAATGGTGAGTCGTCGTCGACACGTTTGTTGTCGGTATCTGCAGCGGTATCAGAAGCTATGGATTTTGTTGCGTGTTTCGAGAGGGATTTTGGTAGTATAAGGCCGAATTTTGTTGCTGAAGGTTTTATGGATGCATTGCAGAGGTCTAGGAATGAGTATAAGCTACTGTTTGTTTATTTGCATTCGCCGGATCATCCGGATACGCCTGTGTTTTGTGAGAGGACGCTATGTAATGAGGATTTGGTGGCGTTTATTAATGAGAACTTTGTTGCTTGGGGTGGGAGTATTAGAGCTAGTGAAGGTTTCAAGATGAGTAATAGCTTGAAGGCGTCAAGGTTTCCCTTTTGTGCTGTTGTAATGGCTGCAACAAACCAGAGGATTGCTCTGCTTCAGCAG GCGGAAGGGCCAAAATCTCCCGAAGAAATGCTTACAGTACTGCAAAGAGTGATCGAGGAAAGTGCCCCTGTGCTTGTCACAGCCAGGGTTGAggcagaagaaagaagaaacaataTACGTTTGAGGGAGGAGCAAGATGCTGCTTATCGTGCTGCACTAGAAGCTGATCAA GCTAGAGAGCGCCAGAGGATAGAAGAGCAAGAGAGGCTGGAGAGGGAAGCTGCTGAAGctgaaaggaaaagaaaggaggaagaagaggccCGGGAAAGAGCAGCACATGAAGCTGCTGAAAGAGAAGCTGCATTAGTTAAAATACGCCAGGAGAAACTATTGTCATTGGGCCCTGAACCTGAGAAGGGTCCTGATGTTACCCAG GTTTTGGTACGGTTTCCTACTGGAGAACGCAAGGAGAGGAGATTTCATTGTACTACAACATTACAGTCGTTGTATGACTATGTCGATTCTCTAGGATGCTTAGCGGTTGACAACTACAGTCTTGTATCCAACTTCCCTCGCACTGTATATGGCGCAGAGAAGCTCAGTTTGTCCCTGAAAGATGCCGGATTACATCCTCAGGCCAGCCTTTTTATCGAGTTGAGCTCATGA
- the LOC125842181 gene encoding protein yippee-like At4g27745 produces MAEVIGPRLYSCCNCKNEVALHDDIISKAFQGRNGRAFLFSHAMNIVVGPKEDRHLMTGLHTVADVHCCDCREVLGWKYERAYEEAQKYKEGKFVLEKSKIVKENW; encoded by the exons ATGGCTGAGGTGATTGGACCTAGATTGTACAGTTGCTGCAATTGTAAGAATGAAGTTGCACTTCATGATGACATTATTTCTAAGGCTTTTCAG GGAAGAAATGGTCGAGCATTTTTGTTCTCTCACGCAATGAACATAGTCGTGGGACCAAAAGAGGATAGGCATCTCATGACTGGTCTCCATACAGTTGCTGATGTTCATTGCTGCGACTGTCGTGAGGTGCTTGGCTGGAAATATGAACGAGCATATGAAGAGGCACAGAAGTACAAGGAAGGAAAGTTTGTACTTGAGAAGTCAAAGATCGTCAAGGAAAACTGGTAG